One segment of Solanum lycopersicum chromosome 1, SLM_r2.1 DNA contains the following:
- the LOC101253129 gene encoding ATP-dependent DNA helicase 2 subunit KU80 gives MARNKEALVLVIDVGPSMHSVLPEIEKVCSLLIQKKLVFSRYDEVGFVLFGTADTKNELKEEIGGYEHVTVLRNIKVVDEDLVDALQKLPRGSVPGDFLDAIVVGTDMLIKFGRTNKAKRRLCLITNAVSRIKDPFEGTKEDQVNTIATQMTAQGIKMDCVIVRMKQDRETNRSIMEENDFLMSVFSNKSSSKVVYVESPTSLLGALRTRNISPVTIYRGDLEISAQLKIKVWVYKKTSEEKFPTLKKYSERTPTTDKFGAHDIKVEYENKIIEDPNKVVPPEQRIKGFQYGPQVVPISSAELEAVKFKPEKSVKLLGFTDSSNIMRHYYLKDVNIFIAEPGNKNAILALSALARAMKEMNKVAIVRCVWRQGQGNVVVGVLTPNVSDKDNTPDSFYFNILPFAEDVRDFQFPSFSNLPSSMQPNEKQQDAADKLVQMLDLAPPGKQEVLSPDFTPNPVLERYYRYLNLKSKHPDAAVPPLDETLRKITEPDVELLSQNKSIIEELRRSFELKDNPKLKKSARRIKERPSGSDEEIEEFNKDADVKAIDSMEYSAKTEVEKVGDVNPVKDFEDMLSRRDNPKWISKAIQDMKNRIFDLVENSCDGDTFHKALQCLVALRKGCILEQEPKQFNDFLCHLSKFCQEKDLRSFCLYLTSHEITLITKAEAPDSEISEHEARSFMVKPELDSQNMKSEAKAEDDIMSIYLGGK, from the exons ACACCAAGAATGAATTGAAAGAGGAAATAGGAGGATATGAACACGTGACAGTTCTGCGAAATATCAAAGTTGTAGATGAAGATCTTGTTGATGCTCTGCAAAAACTTCCACGAGGAAGTGTTCCTGGAGATT TTCTTGATGCGATTGTTGTTGGTACGGACATGCTCATTAAGTTTGGACGAACCAACAAGGCAAAGAGACGTCTTTGCCTTATTACAAATGCTGTTTCTCGCATCAAAGATCCATTTGAAGGAACAAAGGAAGATCAAGTAAACACCATTGCTACCCAGATGACAGCACAAGGCATTAAGATGGACTGTGTAATTGTCAGAATGAAACAAGATCGGGAAACAAATAGGAGCATTATggaagaaaatgattttttaatgtcAGTATTCTCGAAcaaatcttcctcaaaagtAGTATATGTGGAAAGTCCAACTTCTTTATTAGGTGCACTTAGAACTCGTAATATATCGCCAGTCACGATATACAGAGGTGATCTTGAAATTAGTGCACAATTGAAGATCAAG GTGTGGGTTTACAAGAAAACATCTGAAGAGAAGTTTCCTACCCTGAAAAAGTACTCCGAAAGGACTCCTACCACTGATAAATTTGGTGCTCATGACATCAAGGTTGAATACgaaaataaaatcatagaaGACCCTAATAAAGTTGTGCCACCAGAACAGAGGATTAAAGGTTTTCAGTATGGACCTCAAGTAGTTCCTATATCCTCTGCTGAGTTGGAGGCTGTAAAGTTCAAACCGGAGAAAAGTGTGAAGCTACTAGGATTCACAGATTCTTCAAACATAATGCG GCATTACTACCTGAAAGATGTAAATATCTTCATAGCCGAACCTGGCAACAAAAATGCCATCCTTGCACTTTCTGCTTTGGCAAGGGCAATGAAGGAAATGAACAAAGTAGCAATCGTCCGATGTGTATGGAGGCAAGGCCAAGGTAATGTTGTTGTTGGGGTCCTTACACCAAATGTCTCTGACAAGGATAATACT CCTGATTCATTTTACTTCAATATTCTTCCCTTTGCTGAGGATGTTCGGGATTTCCAGTTTCCTTCTTTCAGCAATTTACCTTCATCAATGCAGCCAAATGAAAAGCAACAAGACGCAGCAGATAAATTGGTTCAGATGTTGGATCTTGCACCACCTGGAAAACAGGAAGTGTTATCACCTGACTTCACACCTAATCCTGTTCTAGAG CGTTACTACCGCTATCTTAACCTGAAGTCAAAGCACCCAGATGCAGCTGTTCCTCCACTTGATGAAACCCTCAGAAAGATAACAGAACCTGATGTTGAACTTCTTTCTCAAAACAAGTCCATCATAGAGGAACTCCGTAGGTCTTTTGAACTAAAAGATAATCCAAAG CTGAAAAAATCAGCAAGAAGAATAAAAGAGAGACCTTCAGGATCAGATGAGGAGATAGAAGAATTCAACAAAGATGCTGATGTCAAAGCTATAGACTCCATGGAATACTCAGCCaaaacagaagttgagaaagTTGGAGATGTTAATCCTGTCAAAGACTTTGAGGATATGCTGTCTCGAAGAGATAATCCAAAATGGATTAGTAAGGCCATTCAGGATATGAAAAATAGGATCTTTGATCTCGTCGAAAATTCTTGTGACGGAGATACATTTCATAAAGCATTGCAATGTTTGGTGGCTCTACGCAAAGGTTGCATCCTTGAGCAG GAACCAAAGCAGTTCAATGATTTCCTGTGCCACCTATCTAAATTTTGCCAAGAAAAAGACCTGAGAAGTTTCTGTCTATATCTCACATCTCATGAAATCACTTTGATAACCAAGGCAGAAGCTCCAGACAG TGAAATTTCAGAACATGAGGCTAGAAGCTTTATGGTCAAGCCTGAACTTGACTCGCAAAATATGAAATCAGAGGCTAAAGCAGAGGATgatattatgagtatataccTGGGAGGGAAGTAG